Proteins encoded by one window of Cannabis sativa cultivar Pink pepper isolate KNU-18-1 chromosome 4, ASM2916894v1, whole genome shotgun sequence:
- the LOC115714270 gene encoding ruvB-like protein 1 translates to MTDKVRIEEVQSTTKKQRIATHTHIKGLGLEGNGNAIPWAAGFVGQRDAREASGLVVDMIRQKKMAGRALLMAGPPGTGKTALALGISQELGSKVPFCPMVGSEVYSSEVKKTEVLMENFRRAIGLRIKENKEVYEGEVTELSPEETESVTGGYGKSISHVIIGLKTVKGTKQLKLDPTIYDALIKEKVAVGDVIYIEANSGAVKRVGRCDAFATEFDLEAEEYVPLPKGEVHKKKEIVQDVTLHDLDAANARPQGGQDILSLMGQMMKPRKTEITDKLRQEINKVVNRYIDEGVAELVPGVLFIDEVHMLDMECFSYLNRALESSLSPIVIFATNRGICNVRGTDMASPHGIPVDLLDRLVIIRTQTYGPDEMIKILAIRAQVEELVIDEESLAYLGEIGQRTSLRHAVQLISPASIVAKMNGRDSICKADLEEVTSLYLDAKSSAKLLQEQQEKYIS, encoded by the exons atgacgGACAAAGTGCGAATAGAAGAAGTTCAGTCCACCACCAAGAAGCAGCGTATAGCCACTCATACCCACATCAAAGGCCTCGGTCTTGAG GGTAATGGAAATGCAATTCCTTGGGCTGCTGGTTTTGTGGGTCAGAGAGATGCGCGGGAAGCATCCGGTCTTGTTGTCGATATGATACGTCAGAAAAAGATGGCAGGGCGGGCTCTTCTAATGGCTGGACCCCCTGGTACTGGTAAGACTGCACTGGCTCTTGGTATATCCCAGGAGCTTGGGAGCAAG GTTCCATTCTGCCCAATGGTTGGGTCAGAAGTATACTCATCAGAAGTAAAGAAAACTGAGGTTTTAATGGAAAATTTTCGAAGAGCTATTGGTCTACGTATAAAGGAGAATAAAGAAGTTTATGAAGGAGAG GTAACAGAACTCTCACCAGAAGAAACTGAGAGTGTGACAGGTGGCTATGGTAAGAGCATTAGCCATGTAATTATTGGACTAAAAACTGTTAAAGGAACCAAGCAACTAAAATTGGACCCTACTATTTATGATGCACTGATCAAGGAAAAG GTAGCTGTTGGTGATGTTATATACATTGAAGCAAATAGTGGAGCGGTAAAACGGGTTGGTAGATGTGATGCTTTTGCTACAGAATTTGACCTTGAAGCAGAAGAGTATGTTCCACTTCCTAAAGGAGAGGTTCACAAAAAGAAGGAAATAGTCCAG GATGTTACCCTACATGATCTTGATGCTGCAAATGCACGACCACAAGGTGGGCAAGATATATTATCATTGATGGGTCAGATGATGAAGCCTAGGAAAACTGAAATCACTGACAAATTACGACAAGAAATAAATAAG GTTGTTAACCGATATATTGATGAAGGTGTAGCAGAGCTTGTCCCTGGAGTTCTGTTCATTGATGAG GTCCACATGTTGGATATGGAGTGTTTTTCTTACTTAAATCGTGCCTTGGAGAGCTCATTATCTCCCATTGTTATATTTGCTACAAACAGAGGGATTTGCAACGTGAG AGGTACAGATATGGCTAGTCCTCATGGAATACCTGTTGATTTGTTGGATAGGCTAGTGATTATCCGGACACAAACTTATGGTCCTGATGAGATGATTAAG ATTTTAGCGATTCGTGCACAAGTAGAGGAACTGGTTATTGATGAGGAGAGTTTGGCTTACCTTGGGGAGATTGGACAGAGAACTTCTTTAAG ACATGCTGTTCAGCTTATATCTCCTGCTAGCATTGTTGCAAAAATGAATGGTCGGGACAGTATCTGCAAG GCGGATCTCGAGGAAGTCACCTCATTGTATCTGGATGCCAAGTCTTCAGCTAAGCTTCTCCAAGAGCAGCAAGAGAAATACATATCTTGA